A window from Luteibacter flocculans encodes these proteins:
- a CDS encoding alpha/beta fold hydrolase — protein sequence MRKLLTLAITTMALGTATAGFAADAPPGVKNIVIVPGAFVDGSGWRVVHDILVHKGYTVSVVQPKIETLANDIEQTREQIRKQDGPVVLVGHSYGGAVITQAGNRDKVKALVYVAALVPDVGESVSQLVGSMPAPSNDVAPTRDGHLFFAQDKFGADFAGDLTTNRTAFMAVSQVPATAAAFGATMQVAAWHDKPTWAVVATQDRALSPDLERWMYKRANAKVTEIKASHVVYISQPEAVANVIEDAARNAH from the coding sequence ATGCGCAAATTACTGACTCTCGCCATCACCACGATGGCTCTCGGTACGGCTACGGCCGGGTTCGCCGCCGATGCGCCGCCTGGTGTGAAGAACATCGTCATCGTGCCCGGCGCGTTCGTCGATGGCTCGGGCTGGCGCGTCGTGCACGACATCCTTGTCCACAAGGGCTACACGGTGAGTGTCGTGCAACCGAAGATCGAGACGCTCGCCAACGACATCGAGCAGACCCGCGAACAGATCCGCAAGCAGGATGGCCCCGTCGTACTCGTCGGACATAGCTACGGCGGCGCCGTGATCACTCAGGCCGGTAACCGCGACAAGGTAAAAGCCTTGGTCTACGTGGCCGCACTTGTCCCGGACGTGGGCGAGAGCGTTTCGCAGCTGGTCGGCTCGATGCCTGCGCCAAGCAACGACGTCGCCCCCACGCGTGACGGTCATCTTTTCTTCGCGCAGGACAAGTTCGGTGCCGACTTCGCGGGCGATCTGACCACGAACCGCACGGCCTTCATGGCGGTGTCGCAGGTGCCAGCGACTGCCGCGGCGTTCGGCGCCACGATGCAGGTCGCCGCATGGCACGACAAGCCCACGTGGGCCGTCGTCGCCACGCAGGATCGCGCCTTGAGCCCGGACCTGGAACGTTGGATGTACAAGCGCGCCAACGCCAAGGTCACCGAAATCAAAGCCAGCCATGTCGTCTACATCTCGCAGCCGGAAGCGGTGGCGAACGTGATCGAAGACGCCGCGCGCAACGCGCACTGA
- a CDS encoding restriction endonuclease — protein MLDFSDRSFSDFFASELKVNIDDPKYAVNGGSKGKRLRHFLQTCDDGTAIRTLEALWEHRSEYLARSGSVDPVANAKTRYQGLISRLAGGSKPLRPSVTPQSVPIDREAIAKIKADLLQVEALAPHARGYAFEGFLKGLFDAFGLAAQEPFRLRGEQIDGSFQLASEIYLLEAKWQGPPIGAAELHTFHGKIEQKAAWTRGLFVSNSGFTEDGLAAFGRGKRVICMDGLDLYDMLNREISLTQVLEHKVRRAAETGAPFVRIRDLFPY, from the coding sequence GTGTTGGATTTTTCCGACAGAAGTTTCTCGGACTTCTTCGCCTCCGAACTCAAGGTCAACATCGACGATCCGAAATACGCGGTCAATGGAGGATCGAAGGGCAAGCGCCTCCGCCACTTCCTTCAGACCTGCGATGACGGGACCGCCATTCGCACACTCGAAGCACTCTGGGAGCATCGCAGCGAGTATCTGGCCCGCTCCGGCAGTGTCGACCCCGTCGCTAATGCCAAGACCCGCTATCAAGGCCTGATCAGCCGCCTAGCGGGCGGCTCCAAGCCGTTGCGTCCGTCAGTAACCCCCCAGTCTGTTCCTATTGACCGCGAGGCCATTGCAAAAATCAAGGCCGATCTGTTGCAGGTAGAGGCATTGGCGCCGCATGCGCGCGGCTATGCATTCGAGGGCTTCCTCAAAGGCTTGTTCGACGCCTTCGGTCTGGCCGCCCAGGAGCCGTTCCGGCTGCGCGGCGAACAGATCGACGGCAGCTTCCAGCTCGCAAGCGAGATTTATCTGCTTGAGGCCAAGTGGCAGGGGCCGCCGATCGGTGCGGCCGAGCTGCACACCTTCCATGGCAAGATCGAGCAAAAGGCTGCCTGGACCCGCGGCCTGTTCGTCAGCAATAGCGGCTTCACCGAAGATGGCCTCGCCGCTTTTGGGCGCGGAAAGCGAGTCATTTGTATGGATGGACTCGACTTATACGACATGCTTAACCGGGAAATTTCACTCACTCAGGTCCTCGAGCACAAAGTCCGCCGCGCCGCGGAAACTGGCGCACCCTTCGTGCGCATACGCGACCTTTTTCCTTACTGA
- a CDS encoding XVIPCD domain-containing protein encodes MHDDVRQAIENSSERIFESQGAGGDLAEKLRDDFLYGDAKAPRDSHISIFNCLWCEASHDFASSLSGDVKVIAVSANPHRVFAQVEIPTALHNPKVRSLGGVPVESLRATYAERGVDGVLARVQAAYAEEAIRAGMLPAPVADPVAAVRRAPGMRFNVGQAAAKGLGVASAAVSLHDGVTTVRHAAQLHDQGNDAGAQSRIVGAVSRNVGGWGGVALGAKMGAAVTAESGPGALVGAALGGIAGAVVGDRLAAWIDHRRIHQQTDSDGRRWQFDPAQPAQGWTRTVTGDLDRQATVERGVPVYTRHTVVASPDVADRLNYLAASKAAELALAAPPAIRDPFVLPSTPETHRPDNVYEGDWQREPVSGQWSRQVTDSRVGLSMQRFDVETATHEEAVALDRQAQAIVTANIQAMPASTAAHYKAAYDQFGWSRHGEMPAAVDDALAHPERMVASDGHVYTRGDDARWTTPDLLHGHRVAEGNRHVELEATYRRHAEAVTAAVEPLAATPRTQREIYSDAMIEQFCEASRAGDRDAMRSIAKTFATSDVGKEVRAGVSQNMLDRQQALPGRDHPLFQQALHHLDAVDPDVARYRDEAGRERLAGAIAFEATCRRMRSIDAIVPNANGELVATCTNRGADPFSPAATVDPTLAAVQPLDRSFQQLADETQAQVQEQALQQERAQSQSHGMAR; translated from the coding sequence ATGCATGATGATGTCCGGCAAGCGATTGAGAATTCATCGGAACGGATCTTCGAATCCCAAGGCGCAGGCGGCGACCTCGCCGAAAAGCTCCGCGACGACTTCCTCTACGGCGACGCCAAAGCACCTCGCGACAGCCACATCAGCATCTTCAACTGTCTTTGGTGCGAGGCGTCGCACGACTTCGCCTCGTCGCTAAGCGGCGACGTGAAGGTGATTGCCGTGAGCGCGAATCCGCATCGCGTGTTTGCGCAGGTGGAGATTCCCACGGCGTTGCATAACCCGAAGGTACGCAGTCTGGGTGGGGTGCCGGTAGAAAGCTTGCGCGCCACCTACGCGGAGCGTGGGGTCGACGGTGTGCTCGCGCGCGTGCAGGCGGCGTATGCGGAGGAAGCGATCCGCGCGGGCATGCTGCCTGCGCCCGTGGCCGATCCCGTCGCGGCCGTCCGTCGTGCGCCGGGCATGCGTTTCAATGTAGGCCAGGCAGCCGCCAAGGGGCTTGGCGTCGCGAGTGCCGCCGTATCGCTGCATGACGGCGTGACCACGGTCCGTCACGCCGCGCAGCTTCACGACCAGGGCAACGACGCCGGTGCGCAGTCGCGCATCGTCGGTGCCGTTTCGCGCAATGTCGGTGGCTGGGGCGGAGTGGCCTTGGGCGCCAAGATGGGTGCCGCCGTCACAGCGGAGAGCGGACCCGGCGCGCTCGTTGGCGCGGCGCTCGGTGGCATCGCGGGCGCTGTCGTAGGCGACCGGTTGGCTGCCTGGATCGACCACCGCCGTATCCACCAGCAGACCGACAGCGACGGTCGGCGCTGGCAGTTCGACCCCGCGCAACCCGCGCAGGGTTGGACCCGTACGGTGACCGGCGACCTCGATCGACAGGCCACGGTCGAGCGAGGCGTTCCCGTCTATACGAGGCACACCGTGGTCGCCTCACCCGATGTAGCCGACCGGCTCAATTACCTCGCGGCCAGCAAAGCGGCGGAACTGGCCCTCGCAGCGCCACCTGCGATTCGCGATCCCTTCGTGCTGCCGTCCACGCCGGAGACCCATCGGCCCGACAACGTCTATGAAGGCGACTGGCAGCGCGAGCCCGTGAGTGGGCAATGGTCACGACAGGTCACGGACAGTCGCGTCGGTCTCAGCATGCAGCGCTTCGACGTGGAAACCGCGACACACGAGGAAGCCGTCGCGCTGGATCGACAAGCGCAGGCCATCGTGACGGCCAACATCCAAGCGATGCCTGCGAGCACGGCCGCCCACTACAAGGCGGCGTACGACCAGTTCGGCTGGTCGCGCCATGGCGAGATGCCGGCGGCGGTGGACGACGCACTGGCGCACCCCGAGCGCATGGTGGCATCGGACGGCCACGTCTACACGCGCGGCGACGACGCGCGCTGGACCACACCGGATCTGCTGCATGGTCACCGTGTTGCGGAGGGCAATCGTCACGTGGAACTGGAAGCGACCTATCGACGTCACGCGGAGGCGGTGACGGCGGCTGTCGAACCCTTGGCGGCCACACCGCGCACGCAACGGGAAATCTACAGCGATGCGATGATCGAGCAGTTCTGCGAAGCGTCCAGAGCGGGCGATCGCGATGCGATGCGGTCGATCGCCAAGACGTTCGCCACGTCGGACGTCGGCAAGGAAGTGCGCGCCGGGGTTTCTCAAAACATGCTGGATCGACAGCAGGCATTGCCCGGCCGAGACCACCCACTGTTCCAGCAGGCGCTGCATCATCTGGATGCCGTAGACCCGGACGTGGCGAGATATCGCGACGAAGCCGGTAGGGAGCGTCTCGCGGGTGCCATCGCCTTCGAGGCGACCTGCCGTCGCATGCGCAGCATCGACGCCATCGTGCCGAATGCCAACGGCGAACTGGTCGCGACCTGCACGAATCGAGGCGCTGACCCGTTTTCTCCTGCGGCCACGGTCGATCCCACGCTGGCCGCGGTGCAGCCGCTTGACCGAAGCTTCCAGCAACTCGCCGACGAAACCCAGGCGCAGGTCCAAGAGCAGGCATTACAACAGGAGCGCGCGCAGAGCCAAAGCCATGGTATGGCGCGCTGA
- a CDS encoding sensor histidine kinase encodes MTEPPRSRGWRLWPRSMAARLYLILFAGLLLAQALSVGLMYYERYTTAVSVMLDTIEREVGTSVAILDRLPATERPAWLERLQRDNYRFIIGPGQQGVPLVSSRSRELTAMIAKEVGEAYRVHGDTVSVTPERYQIHLTLHDGSPITMEVTPQGIPVADWLPLVLVLQVALLLACGWIAVRLATRPLKTLAQAVEAVNPAGEALRLPQDGPIEVANAALAFNAMQERIARHLRERLHILASISHDLQTPITRMRLRAESLDDGIERERLLADLGEMEHLVREGVAYARSAHGGDEAPVRIDPTAFVESLVFDYQDVGQPVSLTGIVEGVATVRPRALRRVLVNLIDNAVKYGGAAEVAACRTEGGGLCITVSDRGPGIPETELEEVLQPFYRMEASRSRDTGGAGLGLAIATQLMLSIGGNLTLANRDGGGLVATVVLP; translated from the coding sequence GTGACCGAGCCGCCGCGCAGCCGTGGCTGGCGCCTGTGGCCGCGCAGCATGGCCGCGCGGCTCTACCTCATCCTCTTCGCCGGACTGTTGCTTGCCCAAGCCCTGTCCGTTGGGCTGATGTACTACGAGCGCTACACGACGGCCGTCTCGGTCATGCTGGACACCATCGAGCGCGAGGTCGGCACGTCGGTGGCGATTCTCGATCGCCTGCCCGCCACGGAGCGGCCGGCATGGCTGGAGCGCCTGCAACGCGACAACTATCGCTTCATCATTGGCCCGGGACAGCAGGGCGTCCCGCTCGTCTCGAGCCGGTCGCGCGAGCTTACGGCGATGATCGCTAAGGAAGTCGGTGAGGCCTACCGCGTCCATGGCGATACCGTGTCGGTGACTCCGGAGCGCTACCAGATCCATCTGACATTGCACGATGGCAGTCCCATCACGATGGAGGTGACGCCGCAGGGCATACCTGTCGCGGATTGGCTTCCGCTCGTTCTCGTGCTCCAGGTGGCCTTGCTGCTTGCCTGCGGATGGATCGCTGTGCGCCTGGCCACGCGACCGTTGAAGACATTGGCCCAGGCGGTCGAAGCAGTGAATCCTGCCGGGGAGGCGCTGCGTCTGCCTCAGGATGGCCCCATCGAGGTGGCTAACGCGGCCTTGGCTTTCAATGCCATGCAGGAGCGCATTGCGCGGCACCTCAGGGAGCGCCTGCATATTCTGGCTTCGATCTCGCATGATCTGCAGACGCCCATCACGCGCATGCGTCTGCGGGCGGAGTCGTTGGATGACGGCATCGAGCGCGAGCGCTTGCTGGCGGATCTCGGAGAAATGGAGCATCTCGTCCGCGAGGGCGTTGCATACGCGCGCAGTGCTCACGGTGGCGACGAGGCGCCCGTACGTATCGACCCGACGGCCTTCGTCGAAAGCCTTGTCTTCGATTACCAGGACGTGGGTCAGCCGGTGAGCCTGACGGGCATCGTGGAGGGCGTGGCAACGGTACGGCCGCGCGCGCTTCGCCGCGTGCTGGTGAACCTCATCGACAACGCCGTGAAATACGGTGGCGCAGCCGAGGTAGCGGCATGCCGTACCGAGGGTGGTGGTCTGTGCATCACGGTGTCCGATCGCGGTCCGGGTATTCCGGAAACCGAGCTTGAAGAGGTGCTGCAACCGTTCTATCGGATGGAAGCCTCCCGCAGCCGCGATACCGGCGGCGCGGGCCTGGGCCTCGCGATCGCCACGCAGCTGATGCTTTCGATCGGCGGCAATCTCACGCTCGCTAATCGCGATGGGGGCGGGTTGGTCGCGACCGTCGTTCTGCCCTGA
- a CDS encoding DoxX family protein — MSAGVTVGAAPRVRRTLSPIAAWCSRLPDDLLLLVARLGIAAVFFLSGRTKVEGFLSIKPSTYDLFASEYALPLLSPHVAAHLATYAEHLFPVLLVLGLFTRSAAFALLAMTTVIEVFVYPDAWPTHLTWAGLLLPLIARGAGKWSIDRLVHR, encoded by the coding sequence GTGAGCGCAGGCGTGACCGTGGGCGCTGCGCCGCGGGTGCGGCGCACGCTGTCGCCGATCGCGGCATGGTGTTCGCGGCTGCCTGACGATCTGCTCCTGCTCGTCGCCCGACTGGGCATCGCCGCCGTGTTCTTTCTTTCGGGGCGGACGAAGGTGGAAGGCTTCCTGAGCATCAAGCCATCGACTTATGACCTCTTCGCCTCGGAATACGCGTTGCCACTGCTCTCGCCACACGTAGCCGCGCATCTGGCGACCTACGCGGAGCACCTGTTCCCCGTACTCCTGGTGCTCGGCCTGTTCACGCGCAGCGCGGCCTTCGCGTTGCTGGCGATGACTACGGTGATCGAGGTGTTCGTCTACCCCGATGCCTGGCCCACGCACCTCACCTGGGCGGGTTTGCTGCTTCCGCTGATCGCTCGCGGTGCCGGCAAGTGGTCGATCGACCGTCTCGTTCACCGCTGA
- a CDS encoding response regulator, whose amino-acid sequence MDHIDHILVVDDDHGIRTGVVDYLRKNGLRATAAVDGRDMLAQLDASAFDLVVLDIMMPGEDGLALCRNLRSGKHRALPVLLLTARDDETDRIVGLEMGADDYVTKPFSPRELLARIKAVIRRTRMLPPNLRITEASDTISFGQWKLDTTARHLLDAEGTVVALSGAEFRLLRVFLDHPQRVLSRDQLLNLTQGRDAELFDRSIDLMVSRLRQRLRDDAKEPAYIKTVRSEGYVFAMSVTVHGDVS is encoded by the coding sequence ATGGACCACATCGATCACATTCTCGTCGTCGACGACGATCACGGCATCCGCACGGGCGTCGTCGACTACCTGCGCAAGAACGGGCTGCGCGCCACGGCAGCCGTCGATGGGCGGGACATGCTGGCGCAGCTCGACGCGTCGGCGTTCGATCTCGTGGTGCTGGACATCATGATGCCGGGGGAAGATGGCCTCGCGCTCTGCCGCAACCTGCGCAGCGGCAAGCATCGCGCGCTGCCCGTACTTTTGCTGACGGCGCGCGACGACGAGACCGACCGCATCGTCGGCCTGGAGATGGGTGCGGACGATTACGTCACCAAGCCCTTCTCACCACGCGAGTTGCTCGCGCGGATCAAGGCAGTGATCCGGCGCACGCGGATGCTGCCGCCGAACCTGCGCATCACGGAAGCCAGCGACACGATCTCGTTCGGTCAATGGAAGCTCGACACGACGGCGCGCCATCTGCTGGATGCCGAGGGCACCGTCGTTGCGCTCAGCGGTGCCGAGTTCCGCTTGCTGCGTGTCTTTCTCGATCATCCGCAGCGCGTGCTGTCGCGCGACCAGTTGCTCAACCTCACCCAGGGTCGCGATGCCGAACTCTTCGATCGGTCCATCGACCTGATGGTGAGCCGGTTGCGCCAACGGCTGCGCGACGACGCGAAAGAGCCGGCATACATCAAGACGGTGCGCAGCGAAGGCTATGTCTTCGCCATGTCGGTGACGGTCCATGGAGACGTGTCGTGA
- a CDS encoding redoxin family protein, with protein MKSFRLVADAPVRAAIHRYGLTWPIATDNGLQTWGAYGNRFRPALYLIDRNGRVVYRCVGEGNYEEADQRIRQLLGKA; from the coding sequence ATGAAATCCTTTCGTCTTGTCGCCGACGCCCCTGTGCGGGCCGCCATCCATCGCTACGGCCTCACCTGGCCCATCGCGACGGACAACGGGCTGCAGACCTGGGGCGCTTATGGCAATCGCTTCCGGCCCGCGCTCTACCTTATCGACCGCAACGGGCGGGTGGTTTATCGCTGCGTCGGTGAGGGAAACTACGAGGAAGCCGACCAGCGCATCCGCCAACTTCTGGGGAAGGCATGA
- a CDS encoding BufA1 family periplasmic bufferin-type metallophore encodes MIRKHTALAATLALSLVSLASVAHADDAKKPMEKCYGVAKAGQNDCAAGPGTSCAATAKKDYQGNAWVLVEKGTCTSIKTPKGHGTLEPQA; translated from the coding sequence ATGATCCGCAAGCACACCGCACTCGCCGCCACCCTCGCCCTGAGCCTCGTCTCGCTCGCCTCCGTGGCGCACGCGGACGATGCCAAGAAGCCGATGGAGAAGTGCTACGGCGTGGCAAAGGCTGGGCAGAACGACTGCGCTGCTGGCCCGGGCACGAGTTGTGCCGCTACGGCGAAGAAGGACTACCAGGGCAACGCCTGGGTACTGGTGGAGAAAGGCACCTGCACCAGCATCAAGACGCCCAAGGGCCACGGCACGCTGGAGCCGCAGGCGTGA
- a CDS encoding DUF692 domain-containing protein: MRTPPPSFSGYGLGLRKEHYRDFLDTDVPVDFVEVISENFMVDGGQPRDILRRIREKHPVALHGVSLSIGSSDGLDMAYLRRLKSLADDVQPLFVSDHLSWSRIAGFNSHDLLPLPYTEEALALVCRNIETAQDVLGRAMLFENPSSYVAFDGATMSEWDFLAEMSQRTGCGLLLDVNNIYVSASNHGFDAHAFLRGIPANRVRQVHLAGHTQGPGLLIDTHDKPVCDDVWALYATAMSVLGPVATMIERDDDIPPLPELLAELDTARSIGTRSADHREVA, from the coding sequence ATGCGCACGCCACCCCCGTCGTTCTCCGGCTATGGCCTCGGCCTGCGCAAGGAGCATTACCGCGACTTCCTCGACACCGACGTACCCGTCGATTTCGTCGAGGTCATCTCGGAGAACTTCATGGTCGATGGCGGCCAGCCACGCGACATCCTTCGCCGCATTCGCGAGAAGCATCCTGTCGCACTGCATGGCGTGTCGCTGTCCATTGGCTCATCGGACGGACTGGACATGGCGTACCTGCGTCGGCTCAAGTCACTCGCCGACGACGTACAACCGCTGTTCGTCTCCGATCATCTCAGCTGGTCGCGCATTGCCGGCTTCAATTCGCATGACCTGCTACCCCTACCGTATACCGAGGAAGCGCTCGCGCTCGTATGCCGCAACATCGAAACCGCACAGGACGTGCTCGGGCGCGCCATGTTGTTCGAGAACCCCTCCAGCTACGTGGCTTTCGACGGCGCGACGATGAGCGAGTGGGACTTTCTCGCCGAGATGTCGCAACGCACGGGCTGCGGCTTGCTACTCGACGTGAACAACATCTACGTCAGCGCCAGCAATCACGGCTTCGACGCACACGCGTTCCTTCGAGGTATTCCGGCCAATCGTGTGCGCCAGGTCCATCTGGCAGGTCACACGCAGGGTCCCGGCCTGCTCATCGACACGCACGATAAGCCCGTATGCGACGACGTGTGGGCACTGTACGCGACGGCGATGTCCGTCCTCGGGCCGGTCGCGACGATGATCGAGCGCGACGACGACATCCCCCCGCTGCCCGAACTCCTGGCGGAACTCGACACGGCGAGATCGATCGGTACGCGCTCCGCGGATCATCGGGAGGTCGCATGA
- the queF gene encoding NADPH-dependent 7-cyano-7-deazaguanine reductase QueF (Catalyzes the NADPH-dependent reduction of 7-cyano-7-deazaguanine (preQ0) to 7-aminomethyl-7-deazaguanine (preQ1) in queuosine biosynthesis), with the protein MSSPEHSPLGKATVYADRYDASLLFPIPRQGKRDEIGVSGADLPFHGVDLWNGYELSWLDARGKPMVAVAEFRFPATTPNIVESKSFKLYLNSFAQERLPDAAEVRERLVRDLSAASGGPVNVVLRAPNELDGTPLGEPEGTLLDDQALDFDCYGPPRPDYLTATAGDVRETLVSHLLRSNCPVTGQPDWGSVQIAYAGAPIDHAGLLRYLVSFRSHTEFHEQCVERIFTDIQARCAPRELSVYARYTRRGGLDINPFRSTDPTAVPGNPRGARQ; encoded by the coding sequence ATGTCGTCCCCCGAACACTCGCCGCTGGGCAAGGCCACCGTCTACGCCGACCGCTACGACGCCAGCCTGCTCTTTCCCATCCCGCGCCAGGGCAAGCGCGACGAGATCGGCGTCTCCGGCGCCGATCTGCCGTTCCATGGCGTGGACCTCTGGAACGGGTACGAGCTGTCGTGGCTGGATGCGCGCGGCAAGCCGATGGTAGCGGTGGCGGAGTTCCGGTTCCCGGCTACCACGCCGAATATCGTCGAATCGAAGTCCTTCAAGCTGTATCTCAACAGCTTCGCCCAGGAGCGGCTCCCGGACGCGGCCGAGGTGCGCGAGCGCCTGGTACGCGATCTGTCGGCGGCCTCGGGCGGCCCGGTGAACGTGGTGCTGCGCGCGCCGAACGAACTCGACGGCACGCCGCTGGGCGAGCCGGAGGGCACGCTGCTCGACGATCAGGCGCTGGATTTCGACTGTTACGGTCCGCCGCGCCCCGACTACCTCACCGCCACCGCGGGCGACGTCCGCGAGACGCTCGTCTCGCACCTGCTGCGCTCGAACTGCCCGGTGACCGGCCAGCCCGACTGGGGCAGCGTCCAGATCGCCTATGCAGGTGCGCCCATCGATCACGCCGGGCTGCTGCGCTACCTCGTCTCGTTCCGCAGCCACACCGAGTTTCACGAGCAGTGCGTGGAGCGGATTTTTACAGACATCCAGGCGCGTTGCGCGCCGCGCGAGCTGTCGGTTTACGCGCGTTACACGCGCCGCGGCGGGCTCGACATCAACCCATTCCGCAGCACCGATCCGACTGCCGTGCCGGGAAATCCGCGCGGTGCCCGCCAATGA
- a CDS encoding DNA-binding domain-containing protein, translating into MNLAEVQRGFSDWLTDTTGEDGKPAIASQASAGFAVYRNNYRAQLIGCLEASYPQVARWIGADAFREAAIHHIGIHPPRSWTLDQYGVDFPDTVFALYPRSPDLRELAWIEWALAEAFVATDSTPLTTESLANVNWDAATLTLTPSLRMHEATTNADDLWFALDAEATVPEGEMLDQPGGFVVWRKGFRSQLKRVDATDYAALLALRNDGRFAAWCDVLVERLAEERGIARAGTLLAEWIGAGIVVGVTM; encoded by the coding sequence ATGAACCTCGCCGAGGTGCAACGTGGTTTCAGTGACTGGCTGACGGATACAACGGGGGAAGACGGCAAGCCTGCCATCGCCAGCCAGGCGAGTGCGGGCTTTGCTGTCTACCGCAACAACTACCGCGCGCAGTTGATCGGTTGCCTGGAGGCGAGCTATCCCCAGGTCGCTCGCTGGATCGGTGCCGATGCATTCCGCGAGGCCGCCATTCACCACATCGGAATCCATCCGCCACGCTCCTGGACACTCGACCAGTACGGCGTCGATTTCCCGGATACGGTGTTCGCCCTCTACCCGCGCAGCCCCGACCTGCGCGAACTCGCGTGGATTGAATGGGCACTGGCCGAAGCCTTCGTTGCCACTGATTCGACGCCGTTGACGACGGAATCGCTCGCGAATGTGAATTGGGATGCAGCGACGCTAACGCTCACACCCAGCCTGCGAATGCACGAGGCCACGACCAACGCTGACGACCTGTGGTTCGCGCTCGACGCCGAGGCTACGGTGCCCGAAGGCGAAATGCTCGATCAGCCGGGCGGCTTCGTCGTCTGGCGCAAGGGCTTCCGCTCTCAACTGAAACGCGTCGATGCCACCGACTACGCTGCGCTTCTCGCACTCCGGAACGATGGTCGCTTCGCCGCGTGGTGCGACGTACTGGTCGAACGACTGGCGGAGGAACGCGGCATCGCCCGCGCCGGCACGCTGCTGGCGGAGTGGATTGGGGCGGGGATTGTAGTGGGTGTGACGATGTAG
- a CDS encoding CsbD family protein codes for MNEDTLKGKWKQLEGKIKEQWGKLTDDDFKVAEGNSEYLAGKVQERYGVARDEAERQVKDFRDRIDRNY; via the coding sequence ATGAACGAAGACACCCTCAAGGGAAAATGGAAACAGCTCGAGGGCAAGATCAAGGAACAGTGGGGCAAGCTGACTGACGACGACTTCAAGGTCGCCGAAGGCAACAGCGAATACCTCGCAGGTAAAGTCCAGGAGCGCTATGGCGTGGCGAGGGACGAAGCGGAACGGCAGGTCAAGGATTTCCGCGACCGCATCGATCGGAACTACTAA
- a CDS encoding DUF1328 domain-containing protein, producing the protein MLHWAVIFFVIALIAAVFGFTGIAAGAASIAKILFVVFLILFILSLLFGGLRRGPRI; encoded by the coding sequence ATGCTGCATTGGGCTGTCATCTTTTTCGTGATCGCGCTTATCGCTGCGGTCTTCGGCTTCACCGGCATCGCTGCCGGCGCCGCCAGCATCGCGAAGATCCTTTTCGTGGTCTTCCTGATCCTGTTCATTCTTTCCCTGCTGTTCGGCGGTCTGCGTCGCGGTCCCCGGATATAA